A genomic stretch from Caloenas nicobarica isolate bCalNic1 chromosome 3, bCalNic1.hap1, whole genome shotgun sequence includes:
- the NDUFAF4 gene encoding NADH dehydrogenase [ubiquinone] 1 alpha subcomplex assembly factor 4: protein MGGRLARVFRTFNVESRARREISKEKPTPAPRHPTSRLDALADHPEIQKEIYRKDDRLLTLLKDVYVESRDPPARVKDGGGEHLPCKQEEKRLTKLGHLGDLDVKKVPKGKISIVEALTLLNNHKLHPQIWTAEKIAAEYSLELKEVKSLLEFFIPFAVQEFPKDTKKAIKPT from the exons ATGGGCGGGCGGTTGGCCCGCGTGTTCCGGACTTTCAACGTGGAGAGCCGGGCTCGCCGTGAGATCAGCAAGGAGAAGCCGACGCCCGCGCCGCGACACCCCACCTCTCGGCTGGACGCACTGGCTG ACCACCCAGAGATACAAAAAGAAATTTACAGAAAGGACGATAGGCTCCTCACCTTGTTAAAAGATGTTTATGTCGAGTCCAGAGATCCACCTGCGCGG GTAAAAGATGGAGGTGGTGAACATCTTCCATgtaaacaggaggaaaaaagacttACAAAGCTAGGCCACTTGGGAGATCTAGATGTTAAGAAAGTTCCCAAAGGCAAAATTTCCATTGTGGAGGCTCTGACGCTTCTTAATAATCATAAACTTCATCCTCAAATATGGACTGCAGAGAAAATAGCAGCAGAATACAGTCTGGAACTGAAGGAGGTCAAATCTCTTCTGGAATTCTTCATTCCTTTTGCTGTGCAGGAATTTCCTAAAGACACCAAAAAAGCTATAAAaccaacataa